A portion of the Nakamurella flava genome contains these proteins:
- a CDS encoding ABC transporter permease, with amino-acid sequence MNDIGKGSMDTSIKGAVNDAGTTTRSSGWGSRFDPSILPAVLFIVLLCLIGARNSNFFGTFNIGNVLTQIVPLLLVAAGQTFVVATGGIDLSVGSIVSLASVVSVSLFAPWGIPATIAMTIAVSVLCGVVNGLLVSRGLEPFLVTLATLSVIQGAAFLIRESPGGGVPESWGEVAGYFKGGIVPFALPIAVVAIIVATVVLRRTQVGFDILATGSNADVAELCGIRTTRAHLWAYGLSGLLGGLAGLYVNARTLGGDPLAGATFTLDSIAAVVLGGTLITGGRASIIGSAAGALSLGLLSNVLNFANVSSFYQQAVKGAVVVLAVAVPLIAVRVSRRVRATNQARAVARNRSRVAVAGGPGDGSTA; translated from the coding sequence GTGAACGACATCGGGAAGGGCAGCATGGACACCAGCATCAAGGGCGCCGTGAACGACGCTGGGACGACGACCCGGTCGTCCGGGTGGGGGTCACGGTTCGATCCGTCGATCCTGCCCGCGGTGCTGTTCATCGTGCTGCTGTGTCTCATCGGTGCGCGCAACTCCAACTTCTTCGGCACCTTCAACATCGGCAACGTCCTCACCCAGATCGTGCCGCTGCTCCTGGTGGCCGCCGGGCAGACCTTCGTGGTCGCGACCGGCGGCATCGACCTGTCCGTGGGGTCCATCGTCAGCCTGGCCTCGGTGGTGTCGGTCAGCCTGTTCGCCCCCTGGGGCATTCCGGCCACGATCGCGATGACCATCGCGGTGAGTGTGCTGTGCGGTGTCGTCAACGGCCTGCTGGTCAGCCGCGGACTCGAGCCGTTCCTGGTCACCCTGGCCACCCTGTCGGTGATTCAGGGCGCCGCCTTCCTCATCCGCGAATCGCCCGGCGGCGGCGTGCCCGAGTCCTGGGGCGAGGTGGCCGGCTACTTCAAGGGCGGCATCGTGCCGTTCGCGCTGCCGATCGCCGTCGTGGCCATCATCGTGGCCACCGTCGTGCTGCGCCGGACCCAGGTCGGGTTCGACATCCTGGCCACCGGCAGCAACGCCGACGTGGCCGAACTGTGCGGGATCCGCACCACCCGGGCCCACCTGTGGGCCTACGGGCTGTCGGGTCTGCTGGGCGGTCTGGCCGGGTTGTACGTGAACGCCCGGACGCTCGGCGGGGATCCGCTGGCGGGGGCCACCTTCACGCTCGACTCGATCGCCGCGGTCGTCCTGGGTGGCACCCTGATCACCGGCGGGCGGGCGTCGATCATCGGGTCGGCCGCCGGGGCGCTCTCGCTGGGCCTGCTCTCGAACGTGCTGAACTTCGCCAACGTCTCCAGCTTCTACCAGCAGGCCGTCAAGGGCGCCGTCGTCGTCCTGGCGGTGGCCGTCCCGCTGATCGCCGTGCGGGTGAGCCGACGCGTCCGGGCCACCAACCAAGCCCGCGCCGTCGCGCGGAACCGTTCACGCGTCGCCGTCGCCGGCGGCCCGGGGGACGGGAGTACCGCGTGA
- a CDS encoding acetamidase/formamidase family protein, whose translation MAIIEYRPEPEEFGWTFGGLEPVRRVAPGDVLRLWTEDAFGGHLRSTSSRLSTDVPGLLTNPQTGPFHVEGARPGDTLVLHVLDLRPARTWGASCAFPGFGGLTSTDLDPSLQDLLPERVWMYDVDAEAGTVTYRALDSDHQMALPLEPMLGTIGVAPARGEVRSSLVPDRHGGNLDVPAVRPGTTVYLGVNVEGALFSVGDGHYRQGEGELCGSGVEGALWVDLVVDLLPGVPTAGPRLETDDSLIAVGSARPLDAAWRIAHLDLVRWVADRTGLSPMDAYQLVSQVGRSPIGNVVDPNFTVTAVVDKKYLPGLDEAADGLHQRLRATDLPARP comes from the coding sequence GTGGCCATCATCGAATACCGCCCGGAACCCGAGGAATTCGGCTGGACGTTCGGCGGCCTGGAACCGGTGCGCCGGGTGGCCCCGGGCGATGTGCTGAGGCTGTGGACCGAGGACGCCTTCGGCGGTCACCTGCGCTCCACCAGTTCCCGGCTCAGCACGGATGTGCCCGGGTTGCTGACGAACCCGCAGACCGGGCCGTTCCACGTCGAGGGTGCCCGGCCGGGCGACACCCTCGTCCTGCACGTGCTCGACCTGCGCCCCGCCCGCACGTGGGGTGCCTCCTGCGCCTTTCCCGGCTTCGGCGGCCTGACCAGCACCGACCTCGACCCGTCCCTGCAGGACCTGCTGCCGGAACGGGTCTGGATGTACGACGTGGACGCCGAGGCCGGCACGGTGACCTATCGGGCCCTGGACAGCGACCACCAGATGGCGCTGCCGCTGGAACCCATGCTTGGCACCATCGGGGTGGCCCCGGCCCGCGGCGAGGTGCGGTCGTCGCTCGTCCCCGATCGGCACGGCGGCAATCTCGACGTCCCGGCCGTGCGACCCGGGACCACCGTCTACCTGGGGGTGAACGTCGAGGGCGCGTTGTTCTCCGTCGGCGACGGTCACTACCGCCAGGGCGAGGGCGAGCTCTGCGGCTCCGGGGTGGAGGGCGCGTTGTGGGTCGACCTGGTGGTCGACCTGCTGCCGGGCGTTCCGACCGCTGGGCCGCGGCTGGAGACCGACGACAGCCTCATCGCCGTCGGTTCCGCGCGGCCGCTGGACGCGGCCTGGCGCATCGCCCACCTCGACCTCGTGAGGTGGGTCGCCGACCGCACCGGACTCTCACCGATGGACGCCTACCAGCTCGTCTCCCAGGTGGGCCGGTCGCCCATCGGCAATGTCGTCGACCCGAACTTCACGGTCACCGCCGTGGTCGACAAGAAATACCTGCCCGGCCTGGACGAGGCCGCCGACGGCCTGCACCAGCGGCTGCGGGCGACCGATCTACCCGCCCGCCCCTGA
- a CDS encoding phosphotriesterase family protein, translating to MTVVDGWVTTVTGPVEAASLGHVAPHEHLVSDSSAQVVALYEGPAERRAALGIDEADRELLMAPMDIRNLGWIRRHAMNVDNLRLDDREATLEALADFRGLGGTAIVECTPIGLGRDPLALRELSQASGVLVVMGSGWYLADFHPAELDAADTGRLREEILRDLTVGVDDTGVRSGIIGEIGTGWPLHPAERLVLQAAAQAQRASGAAMQIHPGRHPEAPAAVLRVLDEAGADLTKVSVSHLDRTLTDPADLVEIARTGCYLEFDMFGQESTYYPYGWFEVPNDGARVRLLEALVERDLLGQLLISQDTGYRSLLPRWGGTGYAHILREVVPLLRRRGWSPADVDRLTRTNPARWLSRNGA from the coding sequence GTGACCGTCGTCGACGGGTGGGTGACGACCGTGACGGGGCCGGTCGAGGCCGCGTCGCTCGGACACGTCGCCCCGCACGAGCATCTGGTGTCCGACTCGTCGGCCCAGGTCGTGGCCCTCTACGAGGGGCCGGCGGAGCGTCGCGCCGCGCTGGGTATCGACGAGGCCGACCGCGAGTTGCTGATGGCGCCGATGGACATCCGCAACCTGGGCTGGATCCGTCGACACGCGATGAACGTCGACAACCTCCGACTCGACGACCGCGAGGCGACCCTCGAGGCGTTGGCCGACTTCCGTGGACTCGGTGGCACCGCCATCGTCGAGTGCACGCCCATCGGACTGGGCCGCGATCCGCTGGCGCTGCGCGAGCTGTCGCAGGCATCGGGCGTCCTGGTCGTGATGGGCAGCGGGTGGTACCTCGCCGACTTCCACCCGGCCGAACTCGACGCCGCCGACACCGGCCGGTTGCGTGAGGAGATCCTGCGCGACCTCACCGTCGGTGTCGACGACACCGGGGTGCGGTCCGGGATCATCGGCGAGATCGGCACCGGCTGGCCCCTCCACCCGGCCGAACGGCTGGTGCTGCAGGCCGCCGCGCAGGCGCAACGGGCCTCGGGGGCGGCGATGCAGATCCACCCCGGACGGCATCCCGAGGCCCCGGCGGCGGTCCTGCGGGTCCTCGACGAGGCCGGCGCCGACCTGACCAAGGTCTCCGTCTCGCACCTCGACCGGACCCTGACCGACCCGGCCGACCTCGTCGAGATCGCCCGGACCGGTTGCTATCTCGAGTTCGACATGTTCGGCCAGGAGTCGACGTACTACCCCTACGGCTGGTTCGAGGTGCCCAACGACGGCGCCCGCGTCCGGCTGCTGGAGGCGCTGGTCGAACGGGACCTGCTGGGTCAGCTGCTCATCTCGCAGGACACCGGCTACCGGTCCCTGCTGCCCCGCTGGGGCGGCACCGGATACGCGCACATCCTGCGCGAGGTCGTGCCCCTGCTGCGACGCCGCGGCTGGAGCCCGGCGGACGTCGACCGCCTGACCCGGACCAACCCCGCCCGATGGCTCAGCCGGAACGGAGCGTGA